One Hemiscyllium ocellatum isolate sHemOce1 chromosome 36, sHemOce1.pat.X.cur, whole genome shotgun sequence genomic region harbors:
- the ucp1 gene encoding mitochondrial brown fat uncoupling protein 1 isoform X2, with the protein MVGLQPSSIPVTPGVQILSAGMAACFADLITFPLDTSKVRLQIQGEATRSSEVGVPKSIKYRGVWGTIGTIVRTEGPRSLYNGLIAGLQRQMIFASIRIGLYDSVKQLYTGQDGNTGMVVRLLAGCTTGALAVLVAQPTDVVKVRFQAQVNLRGVTKRYHGTLQAYKSIAREEGIRGLWKGTLPNIARNAIVNCSELVTYDIIKEAILRENLLTGFFPLICALAAGM; encoded by the exons ATGGTGGGCCTACAACCTTCAAGCATTCCAGTGACTCCTGGTGTGCAGATCCTGAGTGCTGGCATGGCAGCTTGCTTTGCTGACCTCATCACATTTCCCCTGGATACGTCTAAAGTCAGATTACAG ATTCAAGGCGAAGCCACACGATCCTCAGAAGTCGGAGTTCCCAAAAGTATCAAATACCGCGGCGTCTGGGGGACAATCGGCACCATCGTCAGAACTGAAGGGCCCAGGAGTTTATACAATGGATTAATTGCCGGCCTCCAGAGACAGATGATCTTCGCTTCAATAAGaatcggactctatgactctgtaaaacAACTTTATACCGGACAGGATGGTA ATACCGGTATGGTTGTCCGCCTGTTGGCAGGATGTACTACAGGAGCACTCGCTGTGCTAGTGGCTCAACCGACCGATGTGGTTAAAGTTCGTTTCCAGGCACAAGTGAACCTCAGGGGTGTTACAAAGAGATACCATGGCACACTTCAGGCATATAAATCAATCGCCAGAGAAGAAGGAATTCGAGGACTGTGGAAAG GAACTTTACCCAATATTGCTCGAAATGCCATCGTCAACTGTTCAGAACTTGTAACCTATGACATCATTAAAGAGGCCATTTTGAGGGAAAATCTGTTGACAG